ACTCGGGCAACGTGACCACCCTGGTGAATTCGCCTCCGGCATTTGGACCGGAAATTCAGCAACGTTTTCCCGAGATCGCCCGGGTCAGCCGGATGCGGTATGTCCTGAATGCGCTCTTGGGCAACGGGCAAAAACAGTTTTATGAAAGCCGCGGATACTATGCCGACTCGTCATTTCTAAAAATCCTGCAGTTTCCATTCCTGTCCGGCGAACGTGAAACGGCTCTGAGTGCACCCAACTCCATCGTCATCACGAGAGCGATGGCGGAAAAATATTTTGACGATCCGGACCCGGTCGGTTCCACGCTTTTGTGGAACAATACGACGCCGCTGAAAGTGACCGGCGTTCTGGCAGTTCCGTCCAATTCACATCTGAATTTTGATTTCCTGATTTCATTTCAAAACTATATCGTTCCGCAGGGCTATTCATCCGACTTGACCAGCATGGATTGGTTGGGCTTCTTAACCTATGTTGAACTCAAGAGTGGGACCGATCCGGCCGATTTTCAGGCCAAACTGCACAAGCTCTATAAAGACCGGGAATCGTCTTTTCGTCCGCTTGTGCAAAACATCGCCGACATTTATCTCGGATCCGACGGAATGGCGGACGACTTATCCAGTCACATCCGCTCAGGCAATAAGTTCAGCGTGTACGCGCTGGTGGTTGTGGCGCTGTTGATCCTCGTCATTGCCGGTTTTAATTTTTCATCGTTGACGAATGCGATTGCGATCAATCGCATCCGGGGCATCGGGATCCGGAAAATTCTCGGAGCCGAACGCCGGGCGATTGCCATTCAACTTCTCTCCGAAAGCCTGCTGATCACCCTGATGTGCTTGGTGATGGCGTATGGCCTGTCGGTCGAATTGTTTTCGATCATCGGAAATGGGTTGGAGTGGGAAATCCCGCTTGAGGCGTCGAAGATATTGGAGACCATTCCGTTATTAATCCCGATCGCATTGATTCTCGGGCTGCTCGCCGGATTGTATCCGGCGCTGATTCTTTCCGGCTACGACATTGTGAAAGCATTGAAAGAAGAATTCCGCGTCGGACAGCGCAGCCTGTTTCAATTCAAGAATCTGCTCGTCACGCTGCAGTTTGTCATTTCGATCGGTTTGATTGCGGCCACCATCGTGCTGACGCGGCAATTAGACTATCTTCACAATCGCTCGATGGGATTTAATAAAGAAAATATAGTCGTCATGAAAATGTTGCCGGAAGAAGTGTCCCGCCATTATGAATCGTACCGGGAACGGTTGCTTCAGAATTCATGGGTTCTCGGCGTGAGCCGGAGCGAAAGGGTCGCCGGCGATCCGTGGCCGTGGAGCGTGATCTACCGCGTCGATGAATCGCCCGAACAAATGAAGGTCGTGTACTTCAACGCCACCGATTACGATTTTGTTGAAACGATGGGAATCAAACTCCGGGCAGGCCGAAGTTTTTCAAGAGGGTTGAAGACCGACTCACTGAATGCGGTTATCATCAATCAAAAAACCGCCGATATGCTCGGTCTCAAAGATCCCGTCGGGCAACAGGTTCATTGTTACGATGTCAATGGGCCGCG
The DNA window shown above is from bacterium and carries:
- a CDS encoding ABC transporter permease, which produces MFKSNLISSLRFLKRNKKFAFVNILGLTSGFSSILLILFFVRHELSFENFHENRDNIYRINFSYKDNSGNVTTLVNSPPAFGPEIQQRFPEIARVSRMRYVLNALLGNGQKQFYESRGYYADSSFLKILQFPFLSGERETALSAPNSIVITRAMAEKYFDDPDPVGSTLLWNNTTPLKVTGVLAVPSNSHLNFDFLISFQNYIVPQGYSSDLTSMDWLGFLTYVELKSGTDPADFQAKLHKLYKDRESSFRPLVQNIADIYLGSDGMADDLSSHIRSGNKFSVYALVVVALLILVIAGFNFSSLTNAIAINRIRGIGIRKILGAERRAIAIQLLSESLLITLMCLVMAYGLSVELFSIIGNGLEWEIPLEASKILETIPLLIPIALILGLLAGLYPALILSGYDIVKALKEEFRVGQRSLFQFKNLLVTLQFVISIGLIAATIVLTRQLDYLHNRSMGFNKENIVVMKMLPEEVSRHYESYRERLLQNSWVLGVSRSERVAGDPWPWSVIYRVDESPEQMKVVYFNATDYDFVETMGIKLRAGRSFSRGLKTDSLNAVIINQKTADMLGLKDPVGQQVHCYDVNGPR